The genomic stretch ATACGAACAAAAGATGAATTCTTATTGATATAAGACGTTGCATTTATATACTCTAATGATTTTACTGGTTGTCCTTTATGTAATGCCTTATAGTCATCATATGTTTTGATTTCAGTAGGTGAAACCACATTTAGTTCTCCTACATATAAAAGATTGGATGTCACATTTTCAATGCGAATTGTGTTTTGTCCTTCTTCTAAATAGAACAATAACGGTAGAACCGTATCATAAGTATTATTATAAAGTTCAGTTGTTTGCCAATCAGTAATTAAATTCTGAGGTGGTAACGATTCATCACCATATGTATCTGTGCTAAAGATTTTAGTGGAATCTTCCCACAACAAAGGGATATCGATTGTTTCTGTATCACTATATTGATGTTTATTATTTATTTTAATAGAAAGGGTTAAGTTATTAAGTGAATTGGTAGCCGTTTTATAATCTAGTTGAATATGATAATAGCCTGCTTCTGACACATTAACCTCATAGTTCGCTGCCTCGTTACGAGTTAATGCAACCACATCCTGCTCATATTCTTGATCAAAAATTAAGTCTGTATTAGTTAGATTGGCTTTCGCGGGTTCTAATGAGTAATCTAATGTAATTTCTTTCATAAAGTCTAAATATGTAAACCTAGGATTTTCTAGTGATTGATTCAAAAAATTGGTTGCGTTTGTCACCATTTCTTCGGTGATTTCACCTTTAGGTTTATACGTTGCATTTTTTTTATTGTTAATTGAGTTACCAACAAATAGAGCGATTATTAAACTAACTATTGTGATTAATACAATTAATTTCTTCAAAGTAACTCCTCCTTACCTCACATAAATGTTCTAACAAATGATATAGCACTAAATCATTAACTGATTCAGTGCTATATTTTCAAAGATATAAAGCTTACTCAAAGTCCTCATCAGTGTAGTTATAGAATTCTTTTAATCCGTCAACTATTTCTTGTTCAGAGTCTTCAAAATGCCCGTTGATCTCCGTGTTCCAGCCTGGTAATTTCGCTTTAACATTATCTAACCAGTTCGCATCAGTTCGAGCTGCTCCTGCAAGTTCAGGATTCCACATATTTAACCAATTATATAAATTTTCAACTCGAGCTTCTTCTTCTGTATGCCAATATGGATATGTTTTATCTGAAACATCCCAGAATTGTCCTTCTTTCCATAATTCTAACACTTTATGGAATCCAGGCATGCGATTTGGATCTCTGTATAAAGCATGCGTTTCTGTTGTATACCAGATGTCCATTTGCTCGTCGAACTCGTCACCAGTTACTAATGGTAATGAATCATTCATTGCTGTCTTATAGTTATCTCCGTCTTTAAATAGTTGGTCTGCTCTAGCTTGCCAAGCAGCTGTATCTCCAACCCAGAACGAAGCAAATGTATATGCAACTTGAACTTTTTGCTCTTCTTCAGGTGTACATTCATTATTTCCATCTTCTTGACAGTAATTATAAACTGATAATGGATCTAATACAACCCCAACAGTATTTGGTAAATAATCAGTTGCAGGACGTGGGTAGATATCCCAATCAGCTGCTAATACTTTACCCCAATGTGAATCAGCAGGATGAGCAGCATCTCCCATCATCCATGGATCTCCACCAAGAGTTAACAGTCTGTTATTTTTGAAGAAGTTATAAGACCAGTAACCATTTTCTTCCATAACTTCTGTAGGGATTTTACCAATTTCGTTTTGTGGATACACTGCATACTTCGACCACTCAGGAACGTAATCTAATAAGTCACGTACTTCATCTGAATTGACATTAATATGGTCTCCAGTACCATCATATTCGTTTAATTGTTTTGCCATCGTGTTTGAACCTGTCATAAAGAATGACATCTCTACATCCATAGCTCCATAGAAATTTTCCATATCCGCTTGAGAAATAAAATCTGTATAGTCATCAAGATCCCAATCTGGCTCTGGAACATCTAAGTTATTTTGTTCAGCTAACGATTTATTTACGAATACTCCCCAAGGTAATAAATATTGAGGAAGACCTGCTTGAACACCATAATAGTTCATCATATCCATTACTGACTCGTTAAACGATTGGTATAATGGATCATCTTCAAACATTGATAAGTCTGCTACTAAACCTTTTGATAAATCTCCAGGTAAGTCAGTTGAAGCCCAGATACCTGGGTAGTGTCCATGTTGTGATTTGAAGTTATCGCGGTGTTGTTCCCACGTTGTCACTATGACACCATCTTCATAAGTATCAGGTCCATCTTTCTTCGCATAAACGTTAATTTTTACATTAGGATATTCCTCATTAAACGCTTTAGCTACTGCATATATAGTCGCTTGGTTTTGTCCTGTTAAGTCATCGGCACTTAAATCTTGATGTCCGATATTCTCATAATACTGACCATCACCAGACCAAAGCATAATTGTTACCTCACCTGCTACGTCTTTACCGATCCCTTCGTACGTAGGTTCATCTTCTCCGAAGCATCCAGTAAGAGTAACGGCTACCATTACTAATAATGAAAACAAGAAAATCTTTTTCATCTCTTTCCCTCCTAATATTCTTTCACTTGACTTTATTTTATCATCTCTTGTAAGCGATTACCATATGTAATACTAACCATTCACAGGAGATTCTAAACTTATGTAAAACATCTAATGTATTTAAGCAATTTCAATAATTCCTCTTCATTAAACGAAACCGCTTTCGAAATGATTATATCACTTTACGAAAACGATTTCAATAGTTTTCGAAATCGTTTTCGTATTTTTCTTAAAAAAAAGTATTTTACCGTTCTTTATTACTACTCATCATTTTTTTGATATATACGAACATAGTCCACTTCCAACTTCTGGGGAAATATTGCATCATCAATTCTTCCACCCAAGAACCCTCCTAATGCAATATTAAGAATAAGATAGAATGGTTGATCAAATGGCCAGCAAACTTCATCTGTATCATTATTACAATTGTTTTCTGCTTTATAAAACGTCTTATAGGGAGTATTGTCTACGAGGAAGCGAATATACTCAGGTGTCCATTCAACTGTATATATTTTAAATGTTTCACTAACACCTTCTATATGATGAAAGTCAGTCAGTTGCGTTTTTTTGTTATGATTGTATTTTTCACTATGTAAGCTAAAATGAATCTTGTCCTGATCCCTACCTACATGTTCCATGATATCAATTTCTCCACATAATGGCCATCTTCTGCCTCCTTTAAACGCATCGGATAACATCCAAATAGCAGGCCAGGTTCCTTGACCTTTCGGTAATTTTGCTTTGATCTCAAATCGACCATATTGCCATGAGTCAATTCCGTTTGTGCTTAATTTAGCGGACGTATAGTTATTATTCTTATAATCTTCTTTCTTTGCCACAATCGTTAATTTACCTTCTTTAACATATGCATTTTCAATACAATCGGTATAATACTGCTTCTCAGCATTTCCAAATCCATGACCTCCTGTTTCAAGGTGCCACTTATTAGGATCTGGTTTGCCTTCATAATCGAACTGATCCTCCCATACTAAACTATATGAACCTTCCATAAGATATACTCCTCTCACGAATTACAATTTAATCTTTTTTACAGACTATTTTATATTTAATTAATCGTGTTAACAGTTTACGAAATCGTTTTCGTTATTTATTATATCATTGTTTTTCTGATTGTAAACCCTTGCAATGAAAAAAATTACAAAAATCGACACTGTGTGAATGTAGACCATGTATCAATTTTACGTTTTCACTAGAGTTAAGTTATATCATCGTATACATCTTAAC from Haloplasma contractile SSD-17B encodes the following:
- a CDS encoding ABC transporter substrate-binding protein; translation: MKKIFLFSLLVMVAVTLTGCFGEDEPTYEGIGKDVAGEVTIMLWSGDGQYYENIGHQDLSADDLTGQNQATIYAVAKAFNEEYPNVKINVYAKKDGPDTYEDGVIVTTWEQHRDNFKSQHGHYPGIWASTDLPGDLSKGLVADLSMFEDDPLYQSFNESVMDMMNYYGVQAGLPQYLLPWGVFVNKSLAEQNNLDVPEPDWDLDDYTDFISQADMENFYGAMDVEMSFFMTGSNTMAKQLNEYDGTGDHINVNSDEVRDLLDYVPEWSKYAVYPQNEIGKIPTEVMEENGYWSYNFFKNNRLLTLGGDPWMMGDAAHPADSHWGKVLAADWDIYPRPATDYLPNTVGVVLDPLSVYNYCQEDGNNECTPEEEQKVQVAYTFASFWVGDTAAWQARADQLFKDGDNYKTAMNDSLPLVTGDEFDEQMDIWYTTETHALYRDPNRMPGFHKVLELWKEGQFWDVSDKTYPYWHTEEEARVENLYNWLNMWNPELAGAARTDANWLDNVKAKLPGWNTEINGHFEDSEQEIVDGLKEFYNYTDEDFE
- a CDS encoding glycoside hydrolase family 16 protein, which gives rise to MEGSYSLVWEDQFDYEGKPDPNKWHLETGGHGFGNAEKQYYTDCIENAYVKEGKLTIVAKKEDYKNNNYTSAKLSTNGIDSWQYGRFEIKAKLPKGQGTWPAIWMLSDAFKGGRRWPLCGEIDIMEHVGRDQDKIHFSLHSEKYNHNKKTQLTDFHHIEGVSETFKIYTVEWTPEYIRFLVDNTPYKTFYKAENNCNNDTDEVCWPFDQPFYLILNIALGGFLGGRIDDAIFPQKLEVDYVRIYQKNDE